The Fusobacterium periodonticum 1_1_41FAA genome includes a window with the following:
- a CDS encoding dual OB domain-containing protein, producing the protein MEREVIILAASDKYSNSCVGGVDSKTGEWIRLVSSDTTIHCALTSEMLKCENFECCSPLDKISVSIIKEVPMGHQPENLLIDENKKTKKNKESFFG; encoded by the coding sequence ATGGAAAGAGAAGTTATAATACTAGCGGCATCAGACAAGTATAGTAATTCATGTGTCGGAGGAGTTGACAGTAAGACTGGAGAATGGATAAGATTAGTTTCAAGTGATACCACCATTCATTGTGCTTTAACTTCAGAAATGTTGAAATGTGAAAACTTTGAATGTTGCTCACCACTTGATAAGATAAGTGTTTCTATAATTAAAGAAGTTCCAATGGGGCATCAACCTGAAAACCTTTTGATTGATGAAAACAAAAAAACTAAAAAAAATAAAGAGAGTTTCTTTGGATGA
- a CDS encoding dual OB domain-containing protein gives MDDILQVHPVENGREDVRRFLENERPYFNSQEILKIKRSLYLIEVRNLKIYKNGYNKYKASFNYLGKDYINISMTDPKYKDNDYEYKIAMIMFSLGSEPYEDGNYYKFVVKVLPLTEEGELIDKNEILVCEDEFPF, from the coding sequence TTGGATGATATTTTACAAGTTCATCCTGTTGAAAATGGAAGAGAAGATGTTAGAAGATTTTTAGAAAATGAACGTCCTTATTTTAATAGTCAAGAAATATTAAAAATAAAAAGATCACTTTATTTGATTGAAGTTAGAAATTTAAAGATTTATAAAAATGGTTATAATAAGTATAAAGCATCTTTTAACTACTTAGGAAAGGACTATATTAATATTTCAATGACAGATCCTAAATACAAAGACAATGATTATGAATACAAGATAGCTATGATTATGTTTAGCTTAGGAAGTGAACCATATGAAGATGGAAATTATTATAAATTTGTTGTAAAGGTACTTCCTTTAACAGAAGAGGGAGAATTGATAGATAAGAATG